The Noviherbaspirillum cavernae region GCGCATGCAGGCGCGCGCGCCGTGCCAGCAGCGGCGGTTCCTCGATCACCGCCAGCGGCTGTCCCTTGGTCACGCGCTGGCCGTCGTGCGCGACGATCTCGACGACGCGGCCGTCGCTGCCGGTGCGAATCTGCGAACGTTCCGGCAGCCAGACCACGCCGACGGCCACCGTGCTGGCCGGCACCGGCACGACTGCAATGGCAGCCACCAGCGCGGCCGTCGCGCCGCCTGCCGCCATCATCGGCTTCCATGGCGTCGCGCTCGGATGCGCGGGAGCGAACAGCATGCGCATTGCGCCGGACAGCGGCTTGACGAACAAGGCATGCAGCAGCCACAAGGTAGCCGCGAATCCGAGCAGGACGGATTTGGCCACCACCCATTGCACGATCACGACGGAGATGCACAGCCGGTATGCCCAGGAGGCGGGCGCGTACAGCATGCACCAGAAGCCTTCGCTGCCGACGGGGTGCCCGTCGGCGTCGTCGTCCGCCTGCTTCAGGAAGCGCTGCAGCCGCAGCGACCACCAGCGCTGGCTGCGCGACGCAAGATTCGGCAGTTCAAGCAGGTCGCACAGGATGTAATAGCCGTCGAAGCGCATCAGCGGATTGGCATTGAATGCCAGCGTCGACACGCCGCCGATCGCCATCACCGCGAATGCCGCATCGCGCACGACGCCGTTTTCGGCGGCCGACCACACAAGCAGGGCGACGGCGGCCAGCGACAGCTCCACCGCGATCCCGGCGCAACTGACCGCGATGCGCTGCCACTTGCCGGGGAACGCGGTCGCGGCGGAGGCATCGACAAAGGGGGCCGGCACCAGCACAAAGAACGCGATGCCCGCCTCCTTCACCTCGCCGCCCCAATGCCGCACGGCCAGCGCATGCGCCAGCTCATGCAGGGCCTTCAGGAACGGGTAGACCAGCCACATCAGGAACAGGCCGCGCGGCGTCAGCAGATTGACGGCTGCATGGTGGCGAATCGCGTTCCATTCGATCGCGGCATGAACGACGCCCCAACCGATCAGCACCGCCCACAGGACAAGCGTGAGCGGATGCCACAGCAGGGGTTGCAGGAACGCAAGCCGGTCGAGCAGCGCCGACGGATTGAACAGCTTCAGGCTGAAGGCGAACGGATTGAGATTGGCGCGGCGCTCGGCCTCGCGCTGCGTCTGCCGCTGCAATTGCAGCTTCGACCAGTCCGGCATGGTGTCGAACAGCACCAGTCCGGCATCCATCAGGTGCGCAAGCGCGACGATGATTTCATCCTGCGTCGGCGGGTCGTCCGCCTCGGCATCCTCTGCGACCTGGTCATCCGCCTTGCGCTGCAAGCCTTGCCACAAGGCATCGAGCGAGTGCTCGCCATCGAGCCGTCCCACCAGCTCGTAGGCCTTGCGATTCAAACGGTAGTGGCGGCCGCTGACGGCATGGCTGAAGACGAACCATTCCTCGCCGCGCAATACCTGCCGCCGGATGCGCGTGCCGGGCTGGATGCGCGGGTGCAGCGAGCCGACGCGGTGCCAATTGACGCTGTAGAGCGGGCCGGCGGCTGTCATCCCAGTCTGCTCCACACGATGAAGGACAGTGCATGCCACGCGCGCGCCGCCCATTGCCAGCCGATCGGCGTGTGGCCGGTGGTGATCTTGGCGACGCCCTTCAGACCCGGCACCAGCGCGGCTGCGGCTGCGTCCGCGTCGAGCTGCGCTTCGACCTCGAACACGTTCTCGCCATCGGAGGAAATACCTGCCACCGGCGTGATACGCGCGATGCGAATGCCGAAAGCCTGATCGGGCAAGGCGGTCAACACCAGCTTGCCGGCCTGTCCGAGCTTGACGCCGGAGATGTCGCGCTCGGGAACCTCCACCATGACACGGAACTCCGACCCCTGCGACACGGTCAGCAGCACATCGCCGCGCTTCAACGGCGAACCGAGCAGCTGCGTCAGGTCGCCCTTGATCACCACGCCGTCGAATGGCGCGATCAACTGCGTGCGCTCGAGCTGCTGCGCCACCAGCTCCCTCTGCGCGATGACCTCGTCGAGCTTGGCGCGGCGCAGCGCCACCTGCGTGCGATCCGCCTTCACCATCGCCTCGGCCAGCGCATTCTCCTGCTGTACCGCTTCCGCATCGAGCCGGCGGCGCTCGACATGCAAGGCCTCGTCATTCAGCTCGGCCAGTGACTGGCTCGCCTGCACCCGATCGCCGGGACGCACGCGCACTTCCTTCAGATAACCGTCGATCGGCGACGTGATCACGCGCTGCACCGACGCCTCCAGCCGCGCCTGTCCCGATACCCGGTTCGACACCGGCAGCAGGAACACCGCCGCCGCACAGAGTGCGACAAAACCCGCGGCGACATGGCGCGTGCGGAGCGACGCCAGGCTGCCACGCGTCACGGCGGCGCGCACCGCGGTCGCGCACCGCACGGGCAGCGGCTGATCCAGCGTCCACTTCAGCTTCAAGAGCGGACCGGCATCGACAGCCAGCTGCTGCAGCGACGCCAGCAGCTCGCGATCGAAACCGTTCTTCCTGCGGCTCTCCAGCGTGATCGCGCCGATCAGCTGGCCATCCTCCGCCAGCGGAATGGTAAAAACGCTCGACAAGCCGTTGCAGCGCGCCAGCTCGGCATGCGCGAGAACGATATGGGGAAAATCGTTGAGCGGGTCGGGATAATGCAGCGCCGTATCCTGCAACAGGCTTTCCTCCATCGCCGCCGTCACTTCCGGCAGGATGGAATCCTTCATCCCCTGGTAGTACTGCGAGACGGCGCAAATCCTGATCGCCTTGCGCGTAACGAAGCCAAGGCTGGCGCGTTCGCATCCCGTCGATTGCGCCAGGCGGGTGAGAAATTCGGTCGCCGCACTGCTGAACGACGCATGCGTGAGCAACGGCCGCAACCAGTCCATGAAACCGGTGTTGCGGTCTGTCGTTTGTTCCGCATGCGCCGTGGTGAGTTTCATGGTGGAAGTGAGCGGGATGGGCGAAAGATGCAGCTTGATAAAGTTGCTAAAAACCAATATCAATATATCACCCACCATTGCCCGAAGGCACCAAATAAAAACGTCGTCTTATAGGTGGAATTCCTCTAAAAATCATGCCTCATGCGCCGATTATTACTTTCAGTTACAAGCGATCTCATGCAAACGTTTTTCTTGCGCATCATCTTCATTTTTTGCGTGAAATATCGACAAAAAACGATGAAAATCGCCAGAAAAGCGATGCCACATGGGTGCCACTTGCCAAATATTCTGTAACCAACAATCAAACTCGATGCACGTCGTTTGCCCGCAACGGTGGCCGCGAAATCATCGCCGCATTTCACCCATGAAACAAATTCCGGATGCCCCTCGCATGAGCGCCCTTCACCGATGATGCTGTGCAATCTGATACGGCACCCTCCAAGGAGAGTGCTAATCTGGATGAAGGAAAGGCTGATCCGCCATGGCCGAAACGATTCGCTTTTGTTTTCGCGACGCTGCACATGCGATTGACAAGGCCGCGCCGAAGGCACTTCACGAGCACCGCAAATGAATGACAAGCAAACACGTCATGAGCTGCAGGCCTATCGCGCCAGCCTGCTGCACTTCACCGACGACCCGGCGCATGCCGAACATGCGCATCGCTGGCATGAAGACGGTCTTCTGATCGTGGGCGATGGCCGCATCGTGGCGGCAGGCGATTACGCGCAGTTGCAATCGACGCTGCCGCCGCACACGCCGCTGCATGAGCATCGCGGCAAGATCATCCTGCCCGGCTTCATCGACACTCACATCCACTATCCGCAGACCGACATCATCGCCTCGCCCGCGCCGGGCCTGCTGTCATGGCTGGAGACTTATACCTTTCCCGCCGAGCACCGCTTCGACGACGCCGAACATGCGCGGGAAGTCGCCGATTTTTTTCTGGACGAACTGATGCGCTGCGGCACCACCACTGCGATGGTGTATTGCACCGTGCATCCGGCATCCGTCGAAGCGTTCTTCAACGCCAGCGAAGCGCGCAATCTGCGCATGGTGGCCGGCAAGGTGATGATGGACCGCAACTGCCCCGAATCATTGCGCGACGATGCGGAAAGCAGCGCGCGCGACAGCGAGGCGCTGATCAGGAAATGGCACAAGCGCGGCCGCCAGCTGTACGCCATCACGCCACGCTTTGCGGCGACTTCCAGCACCCTTCAGCTGCAACTCGCCGGCGAACTCGCACGCGCCCATCCCGATACCTTCATCCAGACGCATGTCGCGGAAAACACCGACGAAGTCGCATGGGTAAAATCCCTGTTTCCCGCTGCGCGCAGCTATCTGGATGTGTATGACAGACACGGCTTGATGCGCGAGCGCGCCATGTATGCGCACTGCATCTGGCTCGATGATGAAGATCGCGCCCGCATGGCGCATACCGGTACTGCAGCGGCGGTCTGCCCGACCTCCAATCTGTTTCTCGGCAGCGGCCTGTTCGACTTCGCACGCGCCGACGCGGCCCGCATGCCGCTCTCGCTCGGCACCGACGTCGGTGGCGGCACCTCATTCTCGATGCTGCGTACCATGAACGAAGCCTACAAGGTGGCGCGCATGGGCGGCACGCACCTGTCGGCCTTGCGCATATTCTACCTGGCGACGCTGGGCGGCGCGCGCAGCATGCGGCTGGAAGGCACGATAGGCAGTTTCGCCATCGGTGCGGAGGCGGATTTCATCATGCTCGATCCGAAGGCGACGCCTCTGCTTGCGCGCCGCGCGGCGCAGGCCGACAGTCTGGAGGAACTGCTGTTCGCCTTCGCCCTGCTGGGCGATGAGCGCATGGTGGCAGCGACCCATGTCGCGGGACGCTTGCGGCATGCGCTCAGGGCAGGCGCGCCTGCCTGATCGATGGCGCAGCCGAAATGACGACCAGCACGAGATGATCCGCAGCAGACGACACGATGCCGGTCATGTGCGAGGTGTACTGTCCGATCGCGAGAAAGCCGCCCGCGTTGAGCGCCCCCGCCACGAAGGACAGCGACACGCCAAGGTGAAAATTTGCACGGGTGGTCCGTTCGGTGGCGGCAAGTCCGCTCAGGTACGTGATCGGCATGGAGTGACCATCGGGGAGATGCGTTTCGACGCCTCTCGGTGTACGACCCGCGCCGCAGTCACAGCACCGCGCCGCGCGCGGCAACCGGCCACAGCGCCTCGACCTTGCCGTCGCGCACGCAGATCAGGGTGTCGTACAGATTGACGGTCGGGTCGCAATGACCGGGCACCAGCATCAGTTTCTCGCCCAGCGCCAGCGCCGCGCCGGCATCCGTCTTGAGCACGCCGTGTTTGTCGGAGGCCTTCAGATAGTGCAGATCGGGACGCTGCCACACCGTCGGCATGCCGGAATCGACGCTCGATGCCTTCAGGCCTGCGTCCACCACGGCGCGCTCGGCGGCGGGGCCGCTCATCACCGTGGTCAGCACGAACAGCGCATGCTCGAATGCGACATCGCCTTCGCCGCGCTGGTTGTCGCCGTAGTCGCGAT contains the following coding sequences:
- the guaD gene encoding guanine deaminase; its protein translation is MNDKQTRHELQAYRASLLHFTDDPAHAEHAHRWHEDGLLIVGDGRIVAAGDYAQLQSTLPPHTPLHEHRGKIILPGFIDTHIHYPQTDIIASPAPGLLSWLETYTFPAEHRFDDAEHAREVADFFLDELMRCGTTTAMVYCTVHPASVEAFFNASEARNLRMVAGKVMMDRNCPESLRDDAESSARDSEALIRKWHKRGRQLYAITPRFAATSSTLQLQLAGELARAHPDTFIQTHVAENTDEVAWVKSLFPAARSYLDVYDRHGLMRERAMYAHCIWLDDEDRARMAHTGTAAAVCPTSNLFLGSGLFDFARADAARMPLSLGTDVGGGTSFSMLRTMNEAYKVARMGGTHLSALRIFYLATLGGARSMRLEGTIGSFAIGAEADFIMLDPKATPLLARRAAQADSLEELLFAFALLGDERMVAATHVAGRLRHALRAGAPA
- a CDS encoding efflux RND transporter periplasmic adaptor subunit, translating into MKLTTAHAEQTTDRNTGFMDWLRPLLTHASFSSAATEFLTRLAQSTGCERASLGFVTRKAIRICAVSQYYQGMKDSILPEVTAAMEESLLQDTALHYPDPLNDFPHIVLAHAELARCNGLSSVFTIPLAEDGQLIGAITLESRRKNGFDRELLASLQQLAVDAGPLLKLKWTLDQPLPVRCATAVRAAVTRGSLASLRTRHVAAGFVALCAAAVFLLPVSNRVSGQARLEASVQRVITSPIDGYLKEVRVRPGDRVQASQSLAELNDEALHVERRRLDAEAVQQENALAEAMVKADRTQVALRRAKLDEVIAQRELVAQQLERTQLIAPFDGVVIKGDLTQLLGSPLKRGDVLLTVSQGSEFRVMVEVPERDISGVKLGQAGKLVLTALPDQAFGIRIARITPVAGISSDGENVFEVEAQLDADAAAAALVPGLKGVAKITTGHTPIGWQWAARAWHALSFIVWSRLG
- a CDS encoding HlyD family efflux transporter periplasmic adaptor subunit; this encodes MTAAGPLYSVNWHRVGSLHPRIQPGTRIRRQVLRGEEWFVFSHAVSGRHYRLNRKAYELVGRLDGEHSLDALWQGLQRKADDQVAEDAEADDPPTQDEIIVALAHLMDAGLVLFDTMPDWSKLQLQRQTQREAERRANLNPFAFSLKLFNPSALLDRLAFLQPLLWHPLTLVLWAVLIGWGVVHAAIEWNAIRHHAAVNLLTPRGLFLMWLVYPFLKALHELAHALAVRHWGGEVKEAGIAFFVLVPAPFVDASAATAFPGKWQRIAVSCAGIAVELSLAAVALLVWSAAENGVVRDAAFAVMAIGGVSTLAFNANPLMRFDGYYILCDLLELPNLASRSQRWWSLRLQRFLKQADDDADGHPVGSEGFWCMLYAPASWAYRLCISVVIVQWVVAKSVLLGFAATLWLLHALFVKPLSGAMRMLFAPAHPSATPWKPMMAAGGATAALVAAIAVVPVPASTVAVGVVWLPERSQIRTGSDGRVVEIVAHDGQRVTKGQPLAVIEEPPLLARRARLHAQRAGAEAEQASGWLKASVQGRNAHEEIERLRRDLAQLDEQIDKLTLRAGVDGVVVIPHADDLLGRHLLKGSLIGYVLAGDPTIVRAAIAQDDIGRFKGGVEKVSVQLAEAGNQTFEGRVLRVDPSSTVHLPSGALGDKGGGGIVTDPAEREGMTALEPFFLADVQLTDRKVVRAGGRAWVRFEHEAKPLSHTALWRFRQLFLKIFSMEGA